The following coding sequences are from one Desulfovibrio psychrotolerans window:
- a CDS encoding ferritin yields the protein MLSKTMNQALNEQVKWEMYSGYLYLSMSAYFAERGMGGFAQWMRVQAQEELFHAMKFYDFINERGGSVLLQSIDAPRHAWKNVLEVFEETLSHERHVTERINNLANLAQDERDHATGIFLQWFVTEQVEEEDSVNTVLGKLRMINGEGQGMLMLDAELGARVFTPPAAA from the coding sequence ATGCTCAGCAAAACGATGAATCAGGCCCTCAATGAACAGGTAAAGTGGGAAATGTACTCCGGCTACCTGTATCTCTCCATGTCCGCCTATTTTGCCGAGCGCGGCATGGGCGGCTTTGCCCAGTGGATGCGCGTACAGGCACAGGAAGAGCTTTTCCACGCCATGAAGTTTTATGACTTTATCAACGAGCGTGGGGGCAGCGTGCTTCTGCAATCTATCGATGCTCCCCGCCATGCGTGGAAGAACGTGCTTGAAGTCTTTGAGGAGACCCTCTCCCACGAGCGTCACGTGACGGAGCGTATCAATAATCTGGCCAACCTTGCGCAGGATGAGCGCGACCATGCCACCGGCATTTTCCTGCAATGGTTCGTCACCGAGCAGGTGGAGGAAGAAGACAGCGTGAACACCGTGCTGGGCAAGCTGCGCATGATCAACGGCGAAGGGCAGGGCATGCTCATGCTGGACGCGGAACTGGGAGCAAGGGTCTTCACGCCTCCCGCGGCGGCATAG
- a CDS encoding phosphoadenosine phosphosulfate reductase family protein, translated as MTLAHKVARAKDLLEETALEFGPENVVVAWTGGKDSTVTLHLWSGVLAEMGFSGLRALNIDTGCKFPEVMEFRDMLTAEWGLHLTVARPAADLRDYPVARDKVACCAALKVEPLSRSVREMGAEALLTGIRRDEHPERGRAHSERRERPDCLMVHPILDFTEMDVWAYIMERGVPYCSLYTQGYRSLGCVPCTLPVAEGEERSGRNAEKEAHMGTLRALGYF; from the coding sequence ATGACACTCGCTCATAAGGTGGCGCGGGCCAAGGATTTGCTGGAAGAAACCGCACTGGAATTCGGGCCGGAGAACGTGGTCGTGGCGTGGACCGGTGGAAAGGACTCCACCGTAACGCTGCACCTGTGGAGCGGTGTGCTGGCAGAAATGGGTTTTTCTGGGCTCCGGGCACTGAACATAGATACCGGATGTAAGTTCCCGGAAGTTATGGAGTTTCGTGACATGTTGACCGCCGAGTGGGGGCTGCACCTTACTGTGGCGCGTCCCGCCGCCGACCTGCGGGACTACCCTGTTGCGCGGGATAAGGTTGCCTGCTGCGCGGCGCTGAAGGTGGAACCCCTTTCCCGGAGTGTACGCGAAATGGGGGCAGAAGCCCTGCTTACGGGCATCCGCCGTGATGAGCACCCGGAAAGAGGCAGGGCGCACAGCGAGCGCCGTGAAAGGCCCGATTGCCTGATGGTGCATCCCATTCTGGATTTTACGGAGATGGATGTCTGGGCGTACATCATGGAGCGCGGGGTGCCCTACTGTTCCCTGTATACCCAAGGCTACCGTTCCCTTGGATGTGTGCCCTGCACGCTGCCCGTGGCAGAAGGAGAGGAGAGGTCCGGGCGTAATGCGGAAAAGGAAGCGCACATGGGAACCCTGCGCGCGCTCGGCTACTTCTGA
- a CDS encoding dual CXXC motif small (seleno)protein, whose product MWGSYRWGRSAQTTIPCKHCGKPITAMRSCQQVYMQCEHCNKRGELNDYIPQMDDALEEFMEGVFCDRV is encoded by the coding sequence ATGTGGGGCAGCTATCGCTGGGGCAGAAGTGCCCAGACCACTATTCCCTGCAAGCACTGCGGCAAGCCGATTACGGCCATGCGCAGTTGCCAGCAGGTGTATATGCAGTGTGAGCACTGCAACAAGCGGGGAGAACTGAACGACTACATCCCCCAGATGGACGATGCGCTGGAAGAATTTATGGAAGGCGTGTTCTGCGACAGGGTGTAG